In a genomic window of Mucilaginibacter sp. KACC 22063:
- a CDS encoding FecR family protein, with protein sequence MDQTQSEKLLKDESFINYCLEKNESDILYWQKWINEHPEDQAEITKLKNFVTGLGMVAAQQQAEAQYTLLQQSIKQSSQNVKKLKPYHIFYYAAACVLALIAIGAYFIVAHKTTANNYSYNKKHDVTPGGNNALLVLANGKKIDLTNAKAGLLINEKGISISKNADGQVVYKINPKSNLADKGLVGINTIETPAKGQYMVVLPDGTKVWLNAKTTLKYPEAFPENGREVELNGEGYFEVAHLVDSKTGKRIRFTVKTTPNANGKVQYIEVLGTHFNVNCYQDEPDAVTTLLEGSVKVTDADQKREALLHPGQQLINGKHNFDVVQANTEAAIAWKNGDFVFHEDVSSALRKIARWYDVDVVYLPGAPQHLMLGGWISRKNNLSDVLNMIEATGKVHLKLEGRRVLVTE encoded by the coding sequence ATGGATCAAACTCAGTCTGAAAAGCTACTAAAAGACGAATCGTTTATAAATTACTGTCTCGAAAAAAACGAGAGTGATATTCTTTATTGGCAAAAATGGATCAATGAACATCCGGAAGATCAGGCTGAAATAACTAAACTTAAAAATTTTGTTACGGGCTTAGGCATGGTTGCTGCACAACAGCAGGCAGAAGCGCAATATACACTGCTGCAACAAAGCATAAAACAGTCTTCTCAAAACGTTAAAAAACTTAAACCTTATCACATATTTTATTACGCAGCTGCATGCGTATTGGCTTTGATAGCTATTGGTGCATACTTTATTGTTGCACATAAGACTACTGCTAATAATTATAGCTATAACAAAAAACATGATGTAACACCGGGTGGTAACAATGCACTGCTTGTTTTGGCTAATGGTAAAAAGATAGACCTGACCAATGCCAAAGCCGGATTGCTTATAAATGAAAAGGGAATCAGTATTTCTAAAAATGCCGATGGACAGGTTGTTTACAAAATAAATCCTAAATCAAATTTGGCCGATAAAGGCCTGGTTGGCATTAATACCATTGAAACGCCTGCAAAAGGGCAATACATGGTTGTTTTACCGGATGGGACAAAGGTTTGGCTCAACGCCAAAACTACATTGAAGTATCCCGAAGCCTTCCCTGAAAATGGCAGGGAGGTAGAACTAAACGGAGAGGGATATTTTGAGGTAGCGCATTTGGTTGATTCTAAGACAGGCAAAAGAATAAGATTTACTGTTAAAACCACACCAAATGCAAATGGTAAAGTACAGTATATAGAGGTATTAGGTACACACTTTAATGTTAACTGTTACCAGGACGAACCCGATGCGGTAACTACGCTTCTTGAAGGTAGTGTGAAGGTGACGGATGCTGATCAAAAGCGTGAAGCCCTGCTGCATCCGGGTCAGCAATTAATAAACGGAAAGCATAATTTTGATGTAGTGCAGGCCAATACTGAAGCGGCCATTGCATGGAAAAACGGTGACTTTGTGTTTCATGAAGACGTGAGCAGTGCGTTAAGAAAGATTGCCCGCTGGTACGATGTGGATGTAGTTTATCTGCCTGGTGCTCCCCAACACCTGATGTTAGGCGGATGGATTTCACGGAAAAACAATTTGTCAGATGTGCTTAATATGATAGAAGCCACCGGCAAAGTTCATCTTAAACTTGAAGGAAGGAGGGTTTTGGTTACGGAGTAA
- a CDS encoding efflux RND transporter periplasmic adaptor subunit, translated as MFRETIKKHYKKLLLLSVFVAAILAVIFQLRKNQADIKTEIREELKPVGYNAEAILVKEIPISKAFTYRGTVEPIKTVILSAESDGKITYSGLENGKSVNKGATLLKVDRTIRSSSYRLSQDAYTKAQSDYLKLSELFKSGNASGMEVENAKLAMQNAASQLAVSRKQVGQTTVLSPVNGIIVDRKVNQGEFVSTGTQIGSVACLDSVRITVFVKQEQVGQLKRGDAVSIQSVSSPNIIIKGRIYAVIPVASAASTYPVEIRCTNTKGFALMGGMSVDVQFNQGTIAKVLAVPRTSITKIDTNNAVYVVRGNNSPVLRPIITGKPVGTYLTVSKGLKAGDTVLTKGQLNVGADKKLQQVHIIN; from the coding sequence ATGTTCCGGGAGACGATAAAAAAACACTACAAAAAGCTGTTGCTGTTAAGCGTATTTGTCGCAGCAATTTTAGCTGTCATTTTTCAACTACGAAAAAATCAGGCAGATATTAAAACGGAGATCCGCGAAGAACTTAAACCTGTCGGTTACAATGCGGAAGCCATATTGGTTAAAGAAATACCAATTTCTAAAGCTTTTACCTATCGCGGTACGGTAGAGCCTATTAAAACAGTTATTCTAAGTGCAGAAAGCGATGGCAAAATCACGTATTCGGGTTTAGAGAACGGAAAATCGGTTAACAAGGGCGCAACGCTGCTTAAAGTAGATCGAACTATCCGGTCTTCATCTTACCGTTTAAGCCAGGATGCTTACACAAAAGCACAAAGCGATTACCTGAAATTAAGTGAACTTTTCAAATCCGGAAATGCTTCGGGTATGGAAGTTGAAAACGCAAAGCTAGCCATGCAGAATGCCGCTTCGCAATTGGCTGTCAGCCGTAAGCAGGTTGGCCAAACCACTGTGCTGTCTCCGGTTAACGGGATCATAGTTGACCGTAAAGTAAACCAGGGCGAATTTGTAAGCACAGGTACACAGATTGGCTCTGTTGCCTGTTTAGATTCTGTACGCATCACGGTTTTCGTAAAACAAGAACAGGTAGGTCAACTTAAAAGAGGCGATGCAGTATCGATTCAATCAGTTTCTTCACCTAACATTATAATCAAAGGACGCATTTACGCCGTTATTCCGGTTGCATCTGCCGCCAGTACTTACCCGGTTGAGATAAGATGCACCAATACAAAAGGCTTCGCTCTTATGGGCGGGATGAGCGTTGATGTCCAATTCAATCAGGGTACTATTGCTAAAGTGCTGGCAGTACCCAGAACTTCGATCACCAAAATTGATACTAATAATGCGGTTTATGTTGTGCGTGGTAACAATTCGCCGGTACTTAGGCCGATAATTACGGGCAAGCCGGTTGGTACTTATCTCACGGTATCCAAAGGATTAAAAGCCGGCGATACTGTGCTGACCAAAGGGCAGCTTAATGTAGGTGCAGACAAAAAGCTGCAACAGGTTCACATCATCAACTAA
- a CDS encoding efflux RND transporter permease subunit translates to MSITGLAIKRPILFIVFFLVLGGLSVMSYLKLKYELLPNLATPTITVITAYPGASPVDVENSVTKKIEDAVAGVSKSKKVNGTSSDNLSLVSIEFVADADPDQALQEVQRAVNSVVADFPTGVKAPVLEKFNVNDLPVLKLAVTANVPPAELYDLVNKKIKNRLAQVKGVGNIKILGGAPNEVRVSAKLDELKTRNISITDLYETVRNANLDYPVGTVKDKDAQFGVRLAGKLTDTNQVKKLVIKNYPDGSSLYLGDVANVRLMQKDEAVGSSLNGKSSIAVFINKQSGANAAEVAATVRKELQSIEQDYSGKNIKFNVAQDSSEFTLAAAHQVYDDLGIAVLLVALVMLVFLHSVRNSLIIMVSIPASLFSAFIMMYALDYSLNLMTLLAISLVIGVLVDDSIVVLENIYHHLEKGKNTRDAALDGRNEIGFSALAITLVDVVVFLPMALVPGLVGSLIKEFSLVIVVSTLSSLVVSFTLTPMIASRFAKLEHLNPATLMGKAGLWFEEKIHQLTMVYGRILKWGLQQKLIVGITAFTILVGSLSLMVTGIVGTEFLPAADKGELSLFVDLQPGIELPETKAAVKTIEAKLHSIPEITKLFSNSGYQNDGFNEKYASNVATINVSLVPIDKREKTLSQLSRQLKNIAMQVTGVRARVSPIGLFGANEAPVKLVITGTDRDSVNKAAATILKGITPVEGLINPRMTADAGKPEMKLVTDPDQMAKLHLNTALVGQTLRMAVFGDDEQKFRINGTETDTRIVLDIKDRENTAQLMDMTFLNTEGQLIYLSQFAHVVEESSPSELERRNRQPCATLLAQVSGRPVGDVGESIKNTIDKLHINKGVKVLYEGDLELQDDSFTDLGIALLVSFSLVYLIMVVLYNDWIYPLVILFSIPLAICGALLALALTAKSMNVFSIFGLIMMMGLVVKNGILLVDKTNLIVGEDTSRTSVNHALIEAGKARLRPILMTTLAMVIGMLPLALATGGSSAFSSGLAWVLIGGLSSSMFLTLIVVPVVYGVVAAIKDRFKANKGQPKMVKMTALASVIIMASMLGTINNAQAQEIQQLSLKQAVATGLQNNQQIKIAQFEAEKAKYGLKEAQSYEYPQINISADYIRNIKPSVFFLPVFGINQSSQIVFDNSKFQAIPATAKNGYSGSVNLNMPIFNKEVDGNVATAHLNENLNKANVEVSRWELADEIRKAYFNCQIARQNQQFTEAARKRALRNMQDSRKLFAKGYANKSDTLTASANVELMKINVNKAITAVSQSQNYLKSLLNLPANAAVNLTDTIGAGLLPISIANLNDTSLVSKTNRPDLKANEWKTASATQQIKTEKSKYLPSLGFVSQYMMQAQSDNFDFSRYAYPNSFYVGLQLTIPIFTGFRTEARVKQSRLVLEEAYAERSQLLSAADLQMRNNRLSIKENLLKMKGLQNVRSARQQALDFIKARWAMGFAKYTDVADAELQLLQADNDYTQSVFDYLTAVAGYYKAAGNIL, encoded by the coding sequence ATGAGTATTACAGGGCTGGCCATTAAAAGGCCGATCTTATTCATCGTATTCTTTTTGGTTTTGGGTGGGCTAAGTGTAATGAGTTATTTAAAGCTTAAATATGAGTTACTGCCTAACCTGGCTACACCAACCATAACAGTGATCACTGCTTACCCAGGCGCATCGCCTGTAGATGTAGAAAACAGCGTAACCAAAAAAATAGAAGATGCGGTTGCAGGGGTAAGTAAAAGCAAAAAAGTAAATGGCACTTCTTCAGATAACCTTTCTCTGGTATCTATTGAATTTGTAGCCGATGCAGACCCCGACCAGGCATTACAGGAAGTACAAAGAGCGGTTAACAGCGTTGTGGCTGATTTCCCCACAGGCGTAAAAGCCCCGGTGCTTGAAAAATTTAACGTGAACGATCTTCCAGTTTTAAAACTGGCTGTTACTGCAAATGTACCACCCGCCGAGCTTTATGATCTGGTTAATAAAAAGATTAAAAACAGGCTGGCCCAGGTTAAAGGCGTGGGCAACATCAAGATACTTGGCGGTGCACCTAACGAGGTGCGCGTTTCAGCAAAGCTTGACGAATTAAAAACCCGCAACATCAGCATTACTGACCTGTATGAAACCGTCAGAAATGCTAATCTCGACTATCCTGTGGGCACGGTTAAAGACAAGGATGCACAGTTTGGTGTAAGGCTGGCGGGTAAACTAACAGATACTAACCAGGTAAAAAAACTGGTAATCAAAAACTATCCCGACGGCAGCAGCCTGTACCTGGGCGATGTTGCCAATGTGAGACTAATGCAGAAGGATGAAGCGGTAGGTAGTAGCCTTAACGGTAAATCATCTATCGCGGTTTTTATCAATAAACAATCGGGTGCCAATGCTGCTGAAGTAGCAGCTACCGTACGTAAAGAACTGCAATCCATTGAGCAAGACTATTCAGGGAAAAACATAAAGTTTAACGTAGCACAAGACAGTTCTGAGTTTACACTGGCGGCTGCCCACCAGGTATATGATGACCTTGGCATTGCGGTATTGCTTGTTGCACTGGTAATGCTGGTTTTTCTGCATAGCGTGCGCAATTCCTTAATCATCATGGTATCTATTCCTGCATCCTTATTCAGTGCATTTATCATGATGTATGCACTTGATTATTCGCTTAACCTGATGACGTTACTGGCCATAAGCCTGGTTATCGGTGTGTTGGTGGATGATTCTATCGTGGTTTTGGAAAATATCTACCATCATCTTGAAAAAGGTAAAAATACAAGGGATGCTGCGTTGGATGGCCGTAACGAGATTGGCTTTTCTGCACTGGCCATAACCCTTGTGGACGTGGTTGTATTTCTGCCGATGGCATTAGTACCGGGTTTGGTTGGCAGTTTGATCAAGGAGTTTTCATTGGTAATTGTGGTGTCAACGCTATCGAGCCTGGTAGTATCGTTTACCCTTACCCCAATGATTGCCTCGCGCTTTGCAAAACTGGAGCACTTAAATCCGGCAACGCTGATGGGTAAGGCTGGCCTATGGTTTGAAGAAAAGATTCATCAGCTTACAATGGTTTATGGAAGAATTTTAAAATGGGGACTGCAACAGAAACTGATAGTTGGTATTACTGCCTTTACCATATTGGTTGGTTCACTATCATTAATGGTTACCGGCATTGTTGGTACAGAATTTCTTCCGGCTGCTGACAAAGGGGAACTTTCTTTATTCGTTGACCTACAACCCGGAATCGAGTTGCCAGAGACAAAAGCCGCTGTAAAAACGATAGAAGCTAAACTGCATTCGATTCCCGAGATCACCAAATTATTTTCAAACAGCGGTTATCAAAACGATGGCTTTAATGAAAAATACGCCAGCAACGTTGCTACCATCAATGTGTCATTGGTGCCTATAGATAAACGGGAAAAAACGCTTTCGCAGCTTTCGCGGCAACTTAAAAATATAGCTATGCAGGTTACGGGTGTACGCGCACGTGTATCGCCTATTGGCCTGTTCGGGGCTAATGAGGCGCCTGTAAAGCTTGTAATTACCGGTACAGACAGGGATAGTGTAAATAAAGCTGCCGCTACAATTCTTAAAGGCATAACGCCTGTAGAAGGTTTAATTAACCCAAGAATGACTGCTGATGCAGGTAAACCAGAAATGAAACTGGTGACCGATCCCGATCAGATGGCCAAACTGCATCTGAACACAGCATTGGTAGGGCAAACATTACGCATGGCAGTTTTTGGTGATGATGAGCAAAAGTTCCGCATTAACGGAACAGAGACCGACACACGCATTGTACTGGATATTAAAGACCGTGAAAATACGGCGCAGCTAATGGACATGACCTTCTTAAATACCGAAGGGCAGCTGATTTATCTGAGCCAGTTTGCACATGTGGTTGAAGAATCATCACCTTCTGAGCTTGAACGCCGTAACCGTCAGCCTTGTGCTACTTTACTTGCACAGGTATCAGGCAGGCCGGTTGGCGATGTTGGTGAAAGCATAAAAAATACCATAGACAAACTGCACATCAATAAAGGAGTAAAGGTATTGTATGAAGGCGATCTTGAGCTTCAGGATGATTCATTTACCGATCTCGGCATTGCGTTACTGGTATCATTCAGCCTTGTTTACCTCATCATGGTTGTTTTATATAACGACTGGATTTATCCTTTGGTTATTCTCTTTTCTATACCGCTGGCTATTTGCGGGGCTTTACTGGCACTTGCCCTAACTGCAAAATCAATGAATGTGTTTTCCATATTCGGCTTGATTATGATGATGGGCTTGGTTGTGAAGAACGGCATTTTGCTGGTTGATAAAACCAATTTAATTGTTGGGGAAGATACCAGCCGCACATCGGTAAATCATGCGCTGATTGAAGCTGGAAAGGCACGTTTAAGGCCTATACTGATGACAACCCTGGCAATGGTTATCGGTATGTTGCCATTAGCGCTGGCTACTGGTGGTTCATCGGCATTCAGCAGCGGGCTGGCCTGGGTGCTCATCGGCGGGCTAAGCAGCAGTATGTTCCTTACGCTTATTGTTGTGCCTGTAGTATATGGTGTTGTTGCTGCAATTAAAGACCGCTTCAAGGCAAATAAGGGCCAGCCAAAAATGGTAAAAATGACAGCGCTTGCTTCTGTTATTATAATGGCAAGCATGTTAGGTACTATAAACAATGCCCAGGCGCAGGAAATACAACAGCTGTCATTAAAACAGGCAGTTGCTACCGGGCTTCAAAATAACCAGCAGATAAAGATTGCCCAGTTCGAAGCGGAAAAAGCCAAATATGGGTTAAAGGAAGCACAGTCATACGAGTATCCTCAGATAAATATCTCTGCCGATTATATCAGAAATATCAAGCCTTCCGTATTCTTCTTACCTGTATTCGGTATTAACCAATCTTCGCAAATCGTTTTTGATAACAGCAAATTTCAGGCTATCCCGGCAACGGCTAAAAATGGGTATTCGGGAAGTGTTAATTTAAACATGCCTATTTTTAATAAAGAAGTTGATGGTAATGTTGCCACAGCCCACCTGAATGAAAACCTTAATAAAGCTAACGTTGAGGTTAGTCGCTGGGAACTGGCCGACGAAATAAGAAAGGCTTACTTCAACTGCCAGATCGCCCGACAGAATCAGCAGTTTACAGAAGCCGCACGCAAGCGTGCGCTACGTAACATGCAGGACAGCCGTAAGCTTTTTGCTAAAGGCTACGCCAACAAAAGTGATACGCTTACGGCAAGCGCTAATGTTGAATTGATGAAAATCAATGTTAACAAAGCAATTACCGCTGTTAGCCAGTCACAAAATTACCTGAAATCCTTACTTAACCTACCCGCCAATGCTGCGGTAAACCTTACAGATACCATTGGTGCAGGCTTGCTTCCTATTAGCATAGCTAATTTAAACGATACTTCATTAGTGAGTAAGACCAACCGCCCGGACCTGAAAGCCAACGAGTGGAAAACTGCAAGTGCCACACAGCAGATCAAAACTGAAAAATCAAAGTATCTGCCATCATTAGGATTTGTAAGCCAATACATGATGCAGGCCCAGTCAGATAATTTTGACTTCAGCCGGTATGCGTATCCAAACAGCTTTTATGTAGGGCTGCAACTCACTATACCAATTTTTACCGGCTTCCGTACCGAAGCGCGGGTGAAACAAAGCAGGCTTGTACTTGAAGAAGCTTATGCCGAACGCAGCCAATTGCTGAGCGCCGCAGATTTACAAATGCGCAACAACCGCTTGTCGATCAAGGAAAACTTGCTAAAAATGAAAGGGCTTCAAAATGTCCGTTCAGCACGCCAACAGGCGCTTGATTTTATTAAAGCCAGATGGGCTATGGGCTTTGCAAAATATACCGATGTAGCCGATGCGGAATTGCAATTGCTGCAAGCCGATAATGATTATACCCAAAGCGTTTTTGATTACCTCACAGCTGTTGCCGGATATTATAAGGCAGCAGGAAACATTTTATAA
- a CDS encoding RNA polymerase sigma factor: MFILGECKMFVVNGWADKISRGSDLASDWHTFLHQSSEPAFKRIYTHYYHYLSFIGNKKGFNAVLVQDTINELFLYIWENSDRLLHVKNHHNYLITSFLRKLYKDDNIKTEDIAGLTDLPESLLVPSAETIHIYNNNSTKYTEALLKVVNQLPERQRLMIYQKFYLGLSYNEIADTNNVSINTVYNTIYKAISNLRDNINDEDLLLYSLVSIFVLFFLIFFK, translated from the coding sequence ATGTTTATCTTAGGTGAATGTAAAATGTTTGTTGTGAACGGTTGGGCAGATAAAATTTCAAGAGGATCCGATTTAGCGTCTGACTGGCATACTTTCCTTCATCAATCAAGTGAGCCAGCCTTTAAGCGTATCTATACGCATTACTACCATTATTTATCCTTTATTGGCAACAAAAAAGGATTTAATGCAGTATTGGTACAAGATACTATAAATGAGTTATTCCTATATATATGGGAAAATTCAGATCGCCTGTTACACGTTAAAAATCATCACAACTATCTGATCACTTCTTTTTTGCGTAAGCTTTACAAAGACGATAATATAAAAACAGAGGACATTGCCGGTTTAACAGATCTTCCGGAATCTCTTTTGGTGCCTTCGGCAGAAACCATTCATATTTACAATAATAATAGCACTAAATATACCGAAGCACTACTTAAAGTGGTGAACCAGTTGCCCGAGCGGCAGCGTTTAATGATCTATCAGAAATTTTATCTTGGCCTTTCGTACAATGAGATAGCTGATACTAATAATGTTTCTATAAATACAGTTTATAACACCATATATAAGGCTATTTCTAATCTCCGCGACAATATTAATGACGAAGATTTACTTCTTTATAGCCTGGTTTCCATTTTTGTTTTATTTTTTTTAATTTTTTTCAAATAA
- a CDS encoding LytR/AlgR family response regulator transcription factor, producing the protein MTTALIIEDELPNIQRLKKLLGIADPGIEVLASLQTVKDSIEWLSANPHPDVIFMDIRLTDGISFEIFNAVKITTAVIFITAYDEYALKAFEVNGIDYLLKPLDADKLDKALKKAKLMGGKTSDDSLLRLIKSMQVQQPIYRSRFLVNYRDRYIIIPIEDIAYFSSEHKTTFIIMHNAQRYAIDQTLESLAQELDPSKFFRASRQIIVCVKAVGKITQSFNGQIKIELNPSTDEGILLSREKSGQLKKWLGEF; encoded by the coding sequence ATGACAACTGCGTTAATTATTGAGGATGAATTACCCAATATACAAAGGCTTAAGAAATTACTAGGTATTGCCGATCCCGGCATTGAGGTGTTAGCGAGCCTGCAAACCGTAAAGGATAGCATTGAGTGGTTGAGTGCCAATCCACATCCGGACGTTATTTTTATGGACATCCGCCTTACGGACGGTATCAGCTTTGAAATATTTAATGCCGTTAAAATAACAACAGCTGTAATTTTTATCACCGCTTATGACGAGTATGCGCTGAAAGCTTTTGAAGTAAATGGTATCGATTATCTGCTAAAACCACTGGACGCTGATAAATTAGACAAGGCACTTAAAAAGGCAAAGCTGATGGGTGGCAAAACAAGCGATGATAGCTTGCTGAGATTGATTAAAAGCATGCAGGTGCAGCAGCCTATATACCGTTCCAGGTTTCTGGTTAATTACCGCGATAGGTATATCATTATCCCTATTGAAGATATCGCTTACTTTTCTTCAGAACATAAAACCACGTTCATTATTATGCATAACGCGCAACGTTATGCTATCGATCAAACGCTTGAAAGTTTAGCACAAGAGCTTGATCCGTCGAAGTTTTTCAGGGCAAGCCGGCAGATCATTGTTTGTGTTAAAGCTGTCGGTAAAATTACACAGTCCTTCAATGGGCAAATAAAAATTGAACTTAATCCATCAACGGATGAAGGCATACTGCTAAGTCGCGAAAAGTCAGGACAACTGAAAAAGTGGTTAGGTGAATTTTGA
- a CDS encoding sensor histidine kinase: MRKHSYKLFRIYGYPGFALLLYLILILINPLDNVYKSWRNYAATDFLLEFGFNIAYTILLFETGIQLTALLNRFRSWENFLKTRFVLQFVLHIIIIYVMIRLFFTFRFPAYFGYDTTMERQTIIIGIIFSLLITAVFAAEHFFYKWNDARLMSVEMEKLTTQAQLDALKLQLDPHFLFNNLSTVSALIDTEPMTALSYISNLSSIYRYMLTTRLKNVIPLSAELDFIKSYLYLYQVRYGEGIIVTIDDTANKTAMGLPPLTLQLLIENAIKHNTFSMASPLKINITFTYDNRLVVENNKRLVSDKESSTQVGLKNISERYMLMNQTPPIISDLPNVFRVEVQLINIDELQNT, translated from the coding sequence ATGCGTAAACACAGTTATAAATTATTTCGCATCTATGGCTATCCCGGCTTTGCCCTGCTGTTATACCTTATCCTTATCTTAATAAACCCACTGGATAATGTTTACAAAAGCTGGCGTAACTATGCGGCGACTGATTTTTTACTGGAGTTTGGCTTTAATATCGCTTACACGATATTGTTATTTGAAACCGGGATACAACTTACCGCATTGCTCAACCGGTTCAGGTCATGGGAGAACTTCTTAAAAACACGGTTTGTACTACAATTTGTGCTGCATATCATTATAATTTATGTAATGATCCGCCTGTTTTTCACATTCAGATTCCCGGCATATTTTGGATATGATACCACCATGGAAAGGCAAACCATTATTATCGGCATCATATTTTCATTGCTGATCACGGCTGTTTTTGCAGCGGAGCACTTTTTCTACAAATGGAACGACGCCCGTTTAATGAGTGTCGAAATGGAAAAGTTAACCACACAGGCACAACTCGATGCACTTAAATTGCAGCTTGATCCTCATTTTCTGTTCAATAATCTCAGTACGGTTTCTGCACTTATCGATACTGAACCAATGACGGCACTTTCTTATATCTCTAATCTATCTTCTATATACAGGTACATGCTCACCACCAGGTTAAAAAATGTAATACCACTTAGTGCCGAGCTCGACTTTATTAAATCGTACCTGTATTTATATCAGGTGCGTTATGGTGAAGGTATTATTGTAACGATTGATGATACTGCTAATAAAACCGCTATGGGACTGCCACCCCTTACGCTGCAACTTTTGATAGAAAACGCCATTAAACATAACACCTTTAGTATGGCTTCGCCGTTAAAGATCAACATTACCTTTACTTATGATAATCGCTTGGTTGTTGAAAACAACAAAAGGCTTGTCTCAGACAAGGAAAGCAGCACGCAGGTGGGACTTAAAAATATAAGTGAACGTTATATGCTGATGAATCAAACGCCGCCAATAATTTCTGACCTGCCCAATGTTTTCAGGGTAGAAGTACAGCTGATTAATATAGACGAACTACAAAATACCTGA
- a CDS encoding DUF2147 domain-containing protein: protein MKKRLILAKIMGLAFSSLTYAQKLPITVIGKWETPDKDVIEFYNDGSAIIARQVNTQTDKDKPYNGKIVAKELKPVSNTVFEGTVIDPKDNKQYNGKFILNNNGEALQLKVKWGFLSFNETWKRLK from the coding sequence ATGAAAAAGAGACTAATTTTAGCTAAAATAATGGGCTTAGCCTTTAGCTCATTAACCTACGCACAAAAATTACCCATCACCGTTATTGGAAAGTGGGAAACGCCTGATAAAGACGTTATCGAGTTTTATAACGATGGTTCTGCAATTATTGCCAGGCAGGTAAATACACAAACGGATAAGGACAAACCTTATAACGGTAAAATAGTAGCCAAAGAATTAAAGCCCGTTTCAAACACTGTTTTTGAAGGTACGGTTATAGACCCTAAAGATAACAAGCAGTATAACGGCAAATTTATTCTAAACAATAATGGTGAGGCGTTGCAACTGAAGGTTAAATGGGGCTTTTTAAGTTTTAATGAAACCTGGAAGCGATTAAAATGA